A window of Dehalobacter sp. contains these coding sequences:
- a CDS encoding LytTR family transcriptional regulator DNA-binding domain-containing protein — protein MARILLVDDEPMVLNALKRILHSRGYELFAATTSEEALDFLQKSAIDVIICDQNMPGMLGIDLLKRSREEYPDAVRILITGSSDVNVAISAINEGSIYYYLAKPWKNEEVISVVEKALADKPEHFYPVERKMEQEIKKIPVWEDDTIILINLSEVIYLTAAEGDVVVITEKGRYQSPDSLNSWEKKLGSGSFFRCHRSYIVNINKIEKISPWFNSAYNLKLKDTKETIPVSRNSTKKLKNLFGL, from the coding sequence ATGGCTAGAATACTTTTGGTTGATGATGAACCGATGGTGCTCAACGCTTTAAAGCGTATCCTGCATTCCCGGGGATACGAGCTGTTTGCCGCTACGACCTCGGAAGAAGCGCTGGATTTTTTGCAGAAAAGCGCGATAGATGTGATCATTTGTGACCAAAATATGCCGGGAATGCTGGGTATTGATCTATTAAAGCGTTCAAGAGAAGAATACCCGGATGCCGTCAGAATTCTGATCACTGGTTCGTCAGACGTTAATGTTGCAATTTCAGCAATTAATGAAGGCAGCATTTATTATTACCTCGCCAAGCCCTGGAAAAACGAAGAAGTTATTTCAGTGGTCGAAAAAGCCCTTGCCGATAAACCTGAACACTTCTATCCGGTGGAACGCAAAATGGAACAGGAGATCAAAAAAATCCCTGTATGGGAAGATGACACCATTATTCTGATTAACCTGTCGGAGGTTATTTATTTAACGGCAGCTGAAGGGGATGTCGTTGTTATCACCGAAAAAGGAAGATATCAAAGTCCTGACTCTTTAAATTCGTGGGAGAAGAAGCTTGGATCCGGCAGCTTTTTTCGGTGCCATCGAAGCTATATTGTCAATATCAATAAAATTGAAAAAATCAGTCCCTGGTTCAACAGTGCGTATAATTTGAAGTTGAAGGACACGAAAGAAACTATTCCTGTCAGCAGAAACTCCACTAAAAAACTGAAAAA